From the Bacteroidota bacterium genome, one window contains:
- the asnB gene encoding asparagine synthase (glutamine-hydrolyzing), with the protein MCGINGLFSFSGVGIDRAADNIAAMNERLSHRGPDDRGYWKDPSGKVFFGHLRLSIIDLSPSGHQPMISKNGTAIVFNGEIYNYKEIRERFFKNEQLNSSGDTEILLLLYEKFGEDCLQYLNGMFAFAIWDPAKEELFLARDRAGKKPIYYSMRNGVFAFSSEIKGLLELPYVKAELDEDALYHFLTYNLLPPPLTMFKGISKFHPAYKMKVGKNGIQSYEPYWDVNYTDLSNQSEEQVSEKIREAFSKAVDYRMVSDVPVGAFLSGGVDSSAVVAAMAKRSSHAVKTYSVGFEGQPDYDELKYAAVVAKKYGTDHYEKIISPQDIRDFLPKIIDIFDEPMADSTCIPIYFISQKARENGTIVVLTGDGSDELFAGYRNWQKFIKRHPAFQTYSALPDFLKRMVASGFEMVKPTSPFADILHRAANNQDFFWGGARSFKESSKRKFLSDEYNQRTSGLNSYSVIKEFRDRFDELQKRHPQLKFIDWMCYLGYKFNIPNFYLYRMDKLGMAHSIEIRTPFLDTDFVNLALSVPGPLKIKNNEPKYILKKSLEQELGHELLYRKKRGFNVPLREWAGDLISDYVGQNLKSFCKDHPQFSYPGLEEQLNRLRSGDQQVTNQLWTLYFLMSWFKKWLP; encoded by the coding sequence ATGTGCGGAATAAACGGACTCTTTTCTTTTTCAGGTGTTGGTATTGATCGCGCCGCGGACAATATTGCCGCGATGAATGAGCGCCTCAGCCACAGAGGTCCGGATGATCGTGGTTACTGGAAGGATCCTTCCGGAAAAGTATTTTTTGGACACCTTCGTCTTTCCATTATCGACCTTTCTCCATCCGGCCACCAGCCAATGATCTCAAAAAATGGTACGGCTATCGTTTTTAACGGTGAGATTTATAATTACAAAGAAATCCGTGAGCGCTTTTTTAAAAATGAACAACTGAATTCCTCCGGTGATACGGAAATTTTATTGCTGCTCTATGAAAAATTCGGCGAAGATTGTCTTCAGTATCTGAACGGTATGTTCGCTTTCGCGATCTGGGATCCTGCTAAGGAGGAGTTGTTTCTCGCAAGAGACAGAGCAGGCAAGAAACCGATTTATTACTCCATGCGCAATGGTGTATTCGCTTTCTCCTCCGAGATTAAAGGATTACTTGAATTACCTTATGTAAAAGCGGAGCTGGATGAGGATGCATTGTATCACTTCCTTACTTATAACTTATTACCACCGCCGCTGACCATGTTTAAAGGGATCAGTAAGTTTCATCCGGCTTACAAAATGAAAGTCGGGAAAAACGGTATCCAATCGTATGAGCCTTATTGGGATGTAAATTATACTGATCTCTCCAATCAATCCGAAGAGCAGGTTTCTGAAAAAATCAGGGAGGCTTTTTCAAAAGCTGTTGATTACAGGATGGTCAGTGATGTGCCTGTTGGTGCGTTCCTGAGCGGTGGAGTTGATTCAAGCGCCGTCGTAGCCGCAATGGCGAAACGCTCAAGTCATGCGGTGAAAACATATTCTGTCGGGTTTGAAGGTCAGCCCGATTATGATGAATTGAAATATGCTGCAGTAGTAGCAAAGAAATACGGGACTGATCATTATGAAAAAATTATCAGCCCTCAGGATATCCGGGATTTTTTACCGAAGATCATTGACATCTTTGATGAACCAATGGCGGATTCAACCTGCATCCCCATTTATTTCATTTCACAAAAGGCCAGAGAGAACGGAACAATTGTAGTGCTTACCGGCGATGGAAGCGATGAACTTTTTGCCGGCTATAGAAACTGGCAGAAGTTTATTAAAAGACATCCTGCATTTCAGACCTATTCCGCCTTGCCTGATTTCCTGAAACGCATGGTTGCTTCAGGATTTGAAATGGTGAAACCTACCTCTCCCTTCGCCGATATTCTCCACCGTGCAGCTAACAACCAGGATTTTTTCTGGGGCGGCGCAAGGAGTTTTAAGGAAAGTAGTAAACGAAAATTTCTTTCCGATGAGTACAATCAACGTACTTCAGGACTGAATTCTTATAGTGTTATCAAAGAATTCAGAGACCGGTTTGATGAACTTCAAAAACGTCACCCTCAATTGAAATTTATTGACTGGATGTGCTATCTCGGATACAAATTCAATATCCCCAATTTTTATCTTTACAGAATGGATAAATTGGGAATGGCACATTCTATTGAAATACGAACTCCTTTTCTGGATACTGATTTCGTGAATCTTGCCTTGTCTGTTCCGGGTCCGCTAAAAATAAAAAACAACGAACCGAAATACATTCTGAAAAAGAGCCTTGAACAGGAGCTTGGTCATGAATTACTATACCGAAAGAAAAGAGGTTTCAATGTCCCTTTGCGTGAGTGGGCAGGAGATTTGATCAGTGATTACGTCGGACAAAATCTCAAATCATTTTGCAAAGATCATCCACAGTTTTCATATCCCGGACTTGAAGAACAATTGAACCGTCTTCGGAGTGGTGATCAGCAGGTCACAAATCAACTCTGGACATTGTACTTCCTCATGTCCTGGTTTAAAAAATGGTTGCCTTGA
- a CDS encoding glycosyltransferase family 4 protein produces the protein MKKIIWQTKTHIVSDSFRDQRLSSIANGGNAYDYFSAMALKEKFSVEMSEAALLQAGESMLSYWRRMRKDVPSADAVICEPYPIVFGKRLSGIKYAGMVHHIDDVLGKSSVKHSWYFRRLKRKLQKLDMIVTVSSFWKTYLENIGCKNVKVIYNSFDPNPYTISQASVTGFKEKYNIPSDKHLIYIGNASRQKGAYEVYEALRNENYFLVMSGPQNHAPDLPVKYLKVDHSEYLSLLAASSVVITFSKMIEGWNRIAHEALLCGTPVIGSGVGGMRELLEGGGQKIVPLPEGLNQAVKEVLQNRNELAEKGKSFVSKFDMNYFRNAWLDAMDELLKA, from the coding sequence ATGAAAAAAATTATCTGGCAAACAAAAACGCATATTGTCAGTGATTCCTTCCGGGATCAGCGGCTTTCTTCCATTGCGAATGGTGGAAATGCCTATGATTATTTTTCTGCAATGGCTCTGAAAGAAAAATTCAGTGTTGAAATGAGCGAAGCTGCATTGCTTCAGGCGGGTGAATCCATGTTGTCTTATTGGAGGAGGATGAGGAAGGATGTTCCTTCTGCTGATGCAGTGATTTGCGAACCCTATCCCATTGTTTTCGGCAAGCGCTTGTCAGGAATAAAATATGCGGGAATGGTTCATCATATTGATGATGTATTGGGAAAATCCTCTGTAAAGCACAGCTGGTATTTCAGAAGATTAAAAAGAAAGTTGCAGAAACTGGATATGATTGTGACCGTGTCCTCGTTTTGGAAAACGTATCTTGAAAATATCGGATGCAAAAATGTGAAAGTAATCTACAATAGCTTTGATCCGAATCCATATACTATCTCACAAGCTTCCGTAACAGGATTTAAAGAAAAATACAACATTCCCTCAGATAAGCACTTGATTTATATCGGTAATGCTTCCCGTCAAAAGGGCGCTTACGAAGTGTACGAAGCCCTTCGTAATGAAAATTATTTCCTGGTCATGTCGGGGCCGCAAAATCATGCTCCGGATTTACCTGTTAAATACCTGAAAGTGGATCATTCAGAATACTTGTCTCTCCTTGCAGCTTCATCAGTGGTGATTACATTTTCAAAAATGATAGAAGGCTGGAACCGGATCGCTCACGAAGCATTACTTTGTGGCACTCCTGTTATTGGAAGTGGAGTGGGAGGTATGCGTGAATTGTTGGAAGGCGGCGGACAAAAAATTGTTCCGTTACCGGAAGGTTTGAATCAGGCTGTCAAAGAAGTTTTGCAAAACAGAAATGAACTGGCGGAAAAAGGAAAATCTTTCGTCTCGAAATTTGATATGAACTACTTTCGCAATGCCTGGCTGGATGCAATGGATGAATTACTGAAAGCGTAA
- a CDS encoding class I SAM-dependent methyltransferase — protein sequence MAGSFYLFLKKGVKKRLKKYYRALRGDHFDNAGAVTELDYTVLKQGIDEVKPETYIEIGTGRGISATYVFNYLQSNYPGCHFYTLEIFPQHYEAIREKYKNADHFHALLGLSVTREETTNPAYEELANYTGPVNTLRNLLEKDLVSQKVDIAFIDSRKGSALAEFHLIEKHMSPKGIIFCHDILNRGKGVEVLMHLQQHKNRYDFDVIDTGPAGMIRIRLRNAAA from the coding sequence ATGGCAGGTTCTTTCTATTTGTTCCTTAAAAAAGGCGTCAAAAAGAGGCTAAAAAAATATTATAGAGCTCTGCGTGGAGATCATTTTGATAATGCCGGCGCTGTTACCGAGTTGGATTATACAGTGCTCAAACAGGGAATCGATGAAGTAAAACCGGAGACTTATATCGAAATCGGAACCGGTCGTGGAATTTCTGCTACCTATGTATTCAATTACCTGCAATCCAATTATCCGGGTTGTCATTTTTATACACTGGAAATATTTCCTCAGCATTATGAAGCTATCCGGGAAAAATATAAAAATGCCGATCACTTTCATGCGCTTCTTGGTCTGAGCGTCACCAGAGAAGAAACCACAAACCCTGCCTATGAGGAGCTTGCAAATTATACCGGGCCGGTAAATACATTGCGGAACCTTCTCGAAAAAGATCTTGTATCCCAAAAGGTGGATATCGCGTTCATCGATTCCCGTAAAGGTAGTGCACTTGCGGAATTTCATCTCATTGAAAAACATATGTCCCCAAAAGGAATTATCTTTTGTCACGATATATTAAACCGCGGCAAAGGAGTAGAAGTGCTGATGCACTTGCAACAACATAAAAATCGTTATGATTTTGATGTGATTGATACCGGGCCTGCCGGAATGATTAGAATCCGGTTAAGGAATGCTGCTGCCTGA
- a CDS encoding nucleotidyltransferase domain-containing protein: protein MSRYFNGGCFTVKEGFLSSLFPALPFERNAQKVMDEYAKETFSEKVGTSISFHVPYYDGSNSGVLEMISALKDIRDDIAYAFVHGSLATGEEVIYSDFDGLIFLKDEVFTDKQRLINAAQKINQTREIMLRMDPLQHHGWFLLTESDLSHYPETYLPSDVIREAKSLLSERGDTLTIYPESNTDYYLPLKELCRHLRKKTQYTGQPRTLYQLKSFLSEFMMLPALYVQARDRQGIFKKYSFTAAAKDFKEEDWSIIEEVSKMRKNWPNEMTDFQKNLFSKIGYIWTQYRKRYGPGIPDSMKEQLDQKFYERVANLANLSEVYIFSLDN from the coding sequence ATGTCCCGTTATTTTAACGGAGGCTGCTTTACAGTGAAGGAGGGATTTCTTTCTTCGTTGTTTCCTGCATTACCGTTCGAAAGAAATGCGCAAAAAGTAATGGATGAATATGCGAAGGAAACCTTTTCCGAAAAAGTAGGAACATCGATTTCATTTCATGTGCCTTACTATGATGGCAGCAATTCCGGAGTATTAGAAATGATCTCCGCTCTTAAAGATATCAGAGATGACATTGCTTATGCTTTTGTACACGGTAGTCTTGCGACCGGAGAAGAAGTTATCTACAGTGATTTTGATGGCTTGATTTTCCTGAAGGATGAGGTGTTCACAGATAAACAACGTCTGATAAACGCTGCCCAAAAAATTAATCAGACACGCGAGATCATGTTGCGTATGGATCCACTTCAACATCATGGCTGGTTCCTGCTCACCGAATCGGATCTTTCTCATTATCCTGAAACGTATCTTCCGTCAGATGTTATCCGGGAAGCAAAATCACTGCTGTCAGAAAGAGGAGATACCCTTACAATTTATCCCGAATCAAATACGGATTACTATTTACCTTTGAAGGAATTGTGCCGACACCTGAGAAAGAAAACCCAATATACCGGCCAACCAAGAACATTGTATCAGCTAAAGAGTTTTTTAAGCGAGTTCATGATGCTTCCTGCATTGTATGTTCAGGCCAGGGACCGTCAGGGAATTTTCAAAAAGTATAGTTTTACTGCTGCTGCAAAGGATTTTAAAGAAGAAGACTGGAGTATAATAGAAGAAGTCAGCAAAATGAGAAAAAACTGGCCAAATGAAATGACCGATTTTCAAAAAAATCTCTTCAGTAAAATCGGTTACATTTGGACCCAATATAGAAAAAGGTATGGTCCGGGTATCCCGGATTCAATGAAGGAGCAATTGGATCAGAAATTCTACGAAAGAGTTGCGAATCTGGCCAACTTGTCAGAAGTTTATATATTCAGTCTTGACAATTAA
- a CDS encoding crotonobetainyl-CoA--carnitine CoA-transferase — protein MAKKDLNIAPSIVSQSQAQNRNEIIELFRKNPLPDDEMMRNLGLFLNPADLKKFLFINDLYVRNTGIHGVIMEFGVRWGQNLNLFQSLRSIYEPFNYSRRIIGFDTWEGFPSVHEKDGKERYALKGAYSVSKNYESYLNQVLRTLEKESPLDHMQKFELVKGDASEQLKKYLKQHPETIISLAYFDFDIYEPTKKCLDLIRPHLTKGSVIGFDELNQPKFPGETVALREAFGLDKYSIRRSPYSHYQSFIVVE, from the coding sequence ATGGCGAAAAAGGATCTGAATATCGCTCCAAGCATTGTTTCACAATCACAGGCACAAAACCGAAATGAAATCATTGAATTATTCCGAAAAAATCCACTTCCGGATGATGAAATGATGCGAAACCTGGGTTTGTTTCTGAATCCCGCAGATTTGAAAAAGTTCCTTTTCATCAATGACCTTTATGTCAGGAATACAGGTATTCATGGTGTTATTATGGAATTTGGGGTCCGCTGGGGACAGAATCTGAATTTGTTCCAATCTCTGCGATCGATCTATGAGCCTTTCAATTACAGCAGAAGAATTATTGGTTTTGACACATGGGAAGGCTTTCCTTCGGTTCATGAAAAAGATGGAAAAGAAAGATATGCGCTAAAAGGCGCATACTCTGTTTCAAAAAATTACGAATCTTACCTGAACCAGGTACTTCGTACGCTCGAGAAAGAGAGTCCGCTTGATCATATGCAGAAATTTGAACTTGTTAAAGGAGATGCCAGCGAACAATTGAAAAAGTACCTAAAACAACATCCTGAAACTATTATCTCTCTTGCCTATTTTGATTTCGATATTTACGAGCCGACAAAAAAATGTCTCGACTTGATTCGGCCTCACCTGACAAAAGGTAGTGTTATCGGTTTTGATGAATTAAATCAGCCAAAATTCCCGGGTGAAACTGTTGCACTGCGTGAGGCTTTCGGCTTAGACAAATACAGCATTCGCAGAAGTCCGTATAGTCATTATCAGTCGTTTATTGTTGTGGAATGA